Proteins encoded in a region of the Dasypus novemcinctus isolate mDasNov1 chromosome 24, mDasNov1.1.hap2, whole genome shotgun sequence genome:
- the DBNDD2 gene encoding dysbindin domain-containing protein 2 isoform X1, giving the protein MCAQKRGKCGRRRPGVRVRVRIGGAGRPRSWRAPEADMDPNPRAALERQQLRLRERQKFFEDILQPETEFVFPLSHLHLESQRPPIGSISSMEVNVDTLEQVELIDLGDQDGADVFLPCEDPPPTPQMSGGDGHTEEPNLSDRTTSRTSSSSSDSSISLHSPNPSDGGADTPLAQSDEEEDGSDGGAEPRICS; this is encoded by the exons ATGTGCGCGCAAAAGCGTGGCAAGTGTGGCCGAAGGCGCCCGGGAGTCAGGGTGCGGGTGCGTATTGGTGGCGCCGGGCGGCCCAGGAGTTGGAGAGCTCCAG AAGCTGACATGGACCCAAATCCTCGCGCAGCCCTGGAGCGCCAGCAGCTCCGCCTTCGGGAGCGACAGAAATTCTTTGAGGACATTTTACAACCAGAGACGGAGTTTGTCTTCCCCCTGTCCCACCTGCATCTTGAGTCGCAGAGAC CCCCCATAGGTAGTATCTCATCCATGGAAGTGAATGTGGACACGCTGGAGCAAGTGGAACTTATTGACCTTGGAGATCAGGATGGTGCAGATGTGTTCTTGCCTTGTGAAGATCCTCCACCAACCCCCCAGATGTCTG GGGGAGACGGCCATACAGAGGAGCCGAACCTGTCAGACAGGACCACATCCAGGACGTCCTCCTCGTCCTCTGACTCCTCCATCAGCCTGCACAGCCCAAACCCGAGTGACGGTGGAGCAGACACACCCTTGGCACAGTCTGATGAGGAGGAAGATGGGAGTGATGGAGGGGCAGAGCCCAGGATCTGCAGCTAA
- the DBNDD2 gene encoding dysbindin domain-containing protein 2 isoform X2, with translation MCQERNKESGVGVQRRGPVPLEADMDPNPRAALERQQLRLRERQKFFEDILQPETEFVFPLSHLHLESQRPPIGSISSMEVNVDTLEQVELIDLGDQDGADVFLPCEDPPPTPQMSGGDGHTEEPNLSDRTTSRTSSSSSDSSISLHSPNPSDGGADTPLAQSDEEEDGSDGGAEPRICS, from the exons ATGTGTCAGGAGAGGAACAAAGAAAGTGGAGTGGGAGTTCAGAGAAGAGGTCCTGTTCCCTTAG AAGCTGACATGGACCCAAATCCTCGCGCAGCCCTGGAGCGCCAGCAGCTCCGCCTTCGGGAGCGACAGAAATTCTTTGAGGACATTTTACAACCAGAGACGGAGTTTGTCTTCCCCCTGTCCCACCTGCATCTTGAGTCGCAGAGAC CCCCCATAGGTAGTATCTCATCCATGGAAGTGAATGTGGACACGCTGGAGCAAGTGGAACTTATTGACCTTGGAGATCAGGATGGTGCAGATGTGTTCTTGCCTTGTGAAGATCCTCCACCAACCCCCCAGATGTCTG GGGGAGACGGCCATACAGAGGAGCCGAACCTGTCAGACAGGACCACATCCAGGACGTCCTCCTCGTCCTCTGACTCCTCCATCAGCCTGCACAGCCCAAACCCGAGTGACGGTGGAGCAGACACACCCTTGGCACAGTCTGATGAGGAGGAAGATGGGAGTGATGGAGGGGCAGAGCCCAGGATCTGCAGCTAA
- the DBNDD2 gene encoding dysbindin domain-containing protein 2 isoform X3 encodes MDPNPRAALERQQLRLRERQKFFEDILQPETEFVFPLSHLHLESQRPPIGSISSMEVNVDTLEQVELIDLGDQDGADVFLPCEDPPPTPQMSGGDGHTEEPNLSDRTTSRTSSSSSDSSISLHSPNPSDGGADTPLAQSDEEEDGSDGGAEPRICS; translated from the exons ATGGACCCAAATCCTCGCGCAGCCCTGGAGCGCCAGCAGCTCCGCCTTCGGGAGCGACAGAAATTCTTTGAGGACATTTTACAACCAGAGACGGAGTTTGTCTTCCCCCTGTCCCACCTGCATCTTGAGTCGCAGAGAC CCCCCATAGGTAGTATCTCATCCATGGAAGTGAATGTGGACACGCTGGAGCAAGTGGAACTTATTGACCTTGGAGATCAGGATGGTGCAGATGTGTTCTTGCCTTGTGAAGATCCTCCACCAACCCCCCAGATGTCTG GGGGAGACGGCCATACAGAGGAGCCGAACCTGTCAGACAGGACCACATCCAGGACGTCCTCCTCGTCCTCTGACTCCTCCATCAGCCTGCACAGCCCAAACCCGAGTGACGGTGGAGCAGACACACCCTTGGCACAGTCTGATGAGGAGGAAGATGGGAGTGATGGAGGGGCAGAGCCCAGGATCTGCAGCTAA